Proteins from a genomic interval of Crassostrea angulata isolate pt1a10 chromosome 7, ASM2561291v2, whole genome shotgun sequence:
- the LOC128155181 gene encoding uncharacterized protein LOC128155181: MDTHSSAQDVHRCDLCETAIVHSYCDFCHVNLCTPCIGKHISDGYDKHKIVLFKERRSTLIYPPCEIHPHKNCDLQCEDCGNIFVCSSCTASKQHKGHNFVEVTEVYKTKKGVIKRDTKDLENHISPKYEEIALDLENQLVSLDGGYEKLTTTISKQGEQWHREIDIVINKMKTEISEIKEKHRDILQKHLNEIKQIQFLIKETLQTIRKIEKSTEVSPTIEYSSKIREFSKVPPKVQVSLPTFIPKPIDHDKLYSLFGYITPLSTATEENVLSLNQPNNFVRELLDEPALITTIQTGYEKLRFVIYINDDKIWTSGETIDIKCFNIKGSLLQTIKIKSEERPNAIAVNSDGDILCCDGTEGTVNLVKNGQTEELITLTEWTPNQLCATSIGDLLVIMYSDDETQSKVVRYSGSTEKQTIQFDDEGKPLYSGNGYSKYITENRNHDICVADSMACAVVVVNQDGKLRWRYTGHPSVTKNEVFKPVGITTDSQSRILTANSHKHCIHILDQNGQFLRYIDNCDLKNPCGLCMDNNDNLFVCEFFKGNVKKIKYLK, from the coding sequence ATGGACACTCATTCCAGTGCCCAGGATGTACATcgatgtgacctttgtgagaccgccatcgtacacagctactgtgacttttgtcatgtCAACCTCTGCACGCCATGTATAGGCAAACACATCTCAGATGGATacgacaaacataaaatagtccTTTTTAAGGAACGAAGatcaaccctcatttatccaCCATGTGAAATACATCCACACAAGAATTGTGATCTTCAGTGTGAGGATTGCggaaacatttttgtttgttcttcttGTACTGCATCTAAGCAGcacaagggacataactttgtAGAAGTTACAGAAGTTTACAAGACAAAGAAAGGAGTTATTAAAAGAGACACAAAAGACTTGGAGAATCATATTTCCCCTAAGTATGAAGAAATTGCACTCGACTTGGAAAATCAGCTTGTCAGCCTGGATGGAGGATATGAGAAACTTACAACAACAATCTCTAAACAAGGAGAGCAGTGGCACAGAGAAATTGACATTGtcatcaacaaaatgaaaactgaaatcagCGAGATAAAAGAGAAACACAGAGACATTTTACAGAAACACTTGAACGAAATCAAACAGATACAGTTTCTcataaaagaaacattacagACCATAAGGAAAATCGAGAAATCCACTGAAGTATCTCCAACCATTGAATACAGCTCTAAGATCAGAGAATTCAGCAAGGTTCCACCCAAGGTTCAGGTATCACTGCCAACATTCATTCCAAAACCAATAGACCATGATAAGCTGTATAGTTTGTTTGGATATATCACCCCATTATCCACTGCTACAGAGGAAAATGTCTTGTCACTGAACCAACCAAACAATTTTGTCAGAGAACTACTGGATGAACCGGCACTTATTACCACAATACAGACTGGGTATGAAAAACTACGCTTTGTTATCTATATAAATGATGACAAGATTTGGACGAGTGGAGAGACCATTGATATCAAATGCTTCAACATTAAAGGTTCACTCCTCcaaacaatcaaaataaaatcagaagAACGCCCTAATGCTATAGCTGTAAACAGTGATGGGGACATACTGTGCTGTGATGGGACAGAAGGGACAGTGAACTTAGTAAAGAATGGACAGACAGAAGAGTTGATCACATTAACAGAGTGGACGCCTAATCAGCTGTGTGCCACCTCTATTGGTGATCTCCTGGTTATCATGTACAGTGATGATGAAACTCAATCCAAAGTTGTCCGATACTCGGGATCTACAGAGAAACAAACCATTCAATTTGATGATGAAGGTAAACCTCTGTACTCAGGAAATGGTTATAGTAAATACATCACAgagaacagaaaccatgacatctgtgtagctgacAGTATGGCTTGTGCAGTAGTAGTGGTTAATCAGGACGGGAAACTCAGATGGAGATACACCGGTCATCCCTCAGTTACCAAGAACGAAGTATTTAAACCTGTGGGTATAACTACAGACAGTCAGAGTCGTATTCTCACAGCAAACAGTCATAAACATTGTATCCACATTCTGgatcagaatggacagtttctccgttacattgataactgtgatctGAAGAATCCTTGTGGTTTATGTATGGACAATAATGACAATCTCTTTGTGTGCGAGTTTTTCAAAggcaatgtaaagaaaatcaaatatctaAAGTAG
- the LOC128157489 gene encoding vacuolar protein-sorting-associated protein 36-like, whose translation MDRLEWSDTNLVPGEEQVNLQPGIAVYDGQDKTCFENGVLTLTTHRVIWKDNRDRTRVLALQHSLVVYIEEQPSGFAKSAKIAVHVSAPGPNKKPGPVTQSRYDYIRFSFREAGEGQFFRDYNEQLQQKKWEHVIPQRKPGASRHRAGIMGIERTIQQTHANTDKNISQAFQDLTKLMEKAKEMVAISKSIATKIKDKQGDVTDDETIKFKSYLLSMGIPNPVTRDTHGSGDKYYTELARQLSNVLEKPLKECGGIMTLTDVYCRVNRARGMELLSPEDLLNACEMFELLRLPVRLKTFDSGVMVLQLQSHDEDQVIHLTTQLVEDKGSITAEDLSKEVGVSVILAKERLLLTEKVGGICRDECVEGLRFYPNLFLTNVT comes from the exons ACCTGCTTTGAAAATGGAGTACTAACACTTACCACTCACAGAGTGATATGGAAAGATAATAGAGACAGG ACAAGAGTTTTAGCCTTGCAACATAGTTTAGTTGTATATATTGAAGAGCAGCCATCAGGGTTTGCCAAAAG TGCAAAGATTGCAGTACACGTGTCAGCCCCTGGACCCAATAAGAAGCCTGGGCCAGTGACCCAGAGTCGCTATGACTACATCCGATTTTCCTTCAGAGAAGCAGGGGAAGGACAG tttttcaGAGATTATAACGAACAACTACAACAGAAAAAATGGGAGCACGTTATACCTCAAAGGAAACCAGGT gcatCTCGACACAGAGCTGGTATTATGGGCATTGAACGTACCATTCAACAAACACACGCTAACACAGACAAAAACATTTCTCAAGCGTTTCAAGATCTAACAAAACTGATGGAAAAG GCCAAAGAAATGGTAGCAATTTCCAAATCTATAGCAACGAAGATCAAAGATAAGCAAGGAGATGTTACAGATGATGAG ACAATAAAATTCAAGTCCTACTTGCTGAGTATGGGTATTCCTAACCCGGTCACCAGGGACACGCATGGGTCAGGAGACAAGTACTACACAGAGCTGGCCCGGCAGCTGTCCAATGTCCTAGAAAAACCCCTCAAG GAATGTGGAGGTATAATGACACTAACTGATGTGTACTGTCGAGTTAACAGGGCAAGGGGAATGGAG TTATTATCTCCAGAGGATTTACTGAATGCATGTGAAATGTTTGAACTTCTACGACTCCCTGTCAG ACTGAAGACATTTGACAGTGGTGTGATGGTGTTACAGCTACAGAGTCACGATGAAGACCAAGTCATCCACCTCACCACTCAACTG GTGGAAGACAAGGGTTCCATAACTGCTGAAGACTTGTCCAAAGAAGTGGGCGTGTCTGTAATTTTGGCAAAAGAAAG GTTACTTCTGACAGAGAAGGTCGGAGGGATCTGCAGAGACGAGTGTGTGGAAGGACTGAGATTTTATCCCAATCTGTTCTTGACCAATGTCACCtga